The following are encoded in a window of Amycolatopsis lexingtonensis genomic DNA:
- a CDS encoding glycoside hydrolase family 75 protein, whose translation MRRILVALMGCALLALSLTTGSAQAAVEAGPSASQLLAKTQNCQQISNGKYSFDEGGAATVPVCQTPGAVFFTADMDIDCDGVRTTQCNENTDCCFYPDTAFHTSTDQPLNAAQLPYIVLPQPTSTWDYRNYGIDGGSVVAVIYNNQVTYAVVGDTGPTSIIGEASYATAVSLGINPDPKNGGTEGPVTYVVFPNTHVDPIENHANAVSLGEQVATQFVGGTTPPPAGTAGPIKGIGGKCVDVAGANNANGTAVQLYDCNGTNAQQWTVGTDGTVKALGKCLDVTSAGTADGTPTQLWDCNGSGAQKWSANGSQNLVNAGSGKCLDATGNSSANGTRLQIWTCGSGANQKWTLP comes from the coding sequence GTGCGGCGAATCCTCGTCGCGCTAATGGGGTGTGCCCTGTTAGCGCTTTCCCTGACCACCGGTTCCGCCCAAGCTGCGGTCGAAGCGGGCCCGTCCGCGAGCCAGCTGCTCGCCAAAACCCAGAACTGCCAGCAGATCTCCAACGGCAAGTATTCCTTCGACGAAGGCGGCGCGGCCACCGTGCCCGTCTGCCAGACCCCCGGCGCCGTGTTCTTCACCGCCGACATGGACATCGACTGCGACGGCGTCCGCACCACGCAGTGCAACGAGAACACCGACTGCTGCTTCTACCCCGACACCGCGTTCCACACCTCGACCGACCAGCCGCTCAACGCGGCGCAGCTCCCGTACATCGTCCTCCCGCAGCCGACGTCCACTTGGGACTACCGCAACTACGGGATCGACGGCGGTTCGGTCGTGGCGGTGATCTACAACAACCAGGTCACCTACGCGGTCGTCGGCGACACCGGCCCGACGAGCATCATCGGCGAGGCGTCCTACGCCACCGCCGTCAGCCTCGGCATCAACCCCGACCCGAAGAACGGCGGCACCGAAGGCCCGGTCACCTACGTCGTGTTCCCGAACACGCACGTCGACCCGATCGAAAACCACGCGAACGCGGTCAGCCTCGGCGAGCAGGTCGCCACGCAGTTCGTCGGCGGCACGACACCCCCGCCCGCCGGGACGGCCGGGCCGATCAAGGGCATCGGCGGCAAGTGCGTCGACGTCGCGGGCGCGAACAACGCCAACGGCACCGCCGTCCAGCTCTACGACTGCAACGGAACCAACGCTCAACAATGGACGGTCGGCACCGACGGCACGGTGAAAGCACTCGGCAAGTGCCTCGACGTCACCAGCGCGGGCACGGCCGACGGCACGCCGACCCAGCTCTGGGACTGCAACGGCTCGGGTGCCCAGAAGTGGTCGGCGAACGGCTCGCAGAACCTCGTGAACGCCGGCTCGGGCAAGTGCCTCGACGCCACCGGCAACTCCAGCGCCAACGGCACCCGGCTGCAGATCTGGACCTGCGGGTCCGGCGCGAACCAGAAGTGGACGCTCCCATGA
- a CDS encoding glycoside hydrolase family 16 protein, which produces MSTSKFRKRWAALFAACSLLVLGQQALTAPAAEAAATFTDDFNGPAGSAVDGSKWQLETGDNVNNHERQYYTSGTNNAQLDGQGHLVITAKKENPGNYNCWYGRCEYTSARMNTAGRFSQAYGHFETRMKLPRGQGMWPAFWMLGGGNWPTDGEIDIMENVGFEPNTVHGTIHGPGYSGSGGIGAAYNGPNFSDDFHTYAIDWAPNQIKWYVDGNLYQTRTPADLNGNRWVYDHNFFLILNLAVGGYWPGDPNSSTQFPQQLVVDYVHVTDTSGGGSGRTGTITGIGGKCVDVAGANSANGTPIQITDCNGNAAQSWTIGTDGTIRALGKCMDVAAAGTADGTPVQLYDCNGTGAQQWVVTGARDIVNPNANKCLDATGNSSANGTRLQIWTCTGGTNQKWTTP; this is translated from the coding sequence ATGTCCACCTCGAAGTTCCGCAAGAGATGGGCGGCGCTCTTCGCCGCCTGCTCGCTGCTCGTCCTCGGGCAGCAGGCCCTGACCGCGCCGGCCGCCGAAGCCGCGGCCACCTTCACCGATGACTTCAACGGGCCCGCCGGGTCGGCCGTCGACGGGTCGAAGTGGCAGCTCGAGACCGGCGACAACGTCAACAACCACGAGCGGCAGTACTACACCTCCGGCACGAACAACGCCCAGCTCGACGGGCAGGGCCACCTCGTCATCACGGCCAAGAAGGAAAACCCCGGCAACTACAACTGCTGGTACGGCCGCTGCGAGTACACCTCCGCGCGGATGAACACCGCCGGCCGGTTCAGCCAGGCCTACGGCCACTTCGAGACGCGCATGAAACTCCCGCGCGGGCAAGGCATGTGGCCCGCGTTCTGGATGCTCGGCGGCGGGAACTGGCCCACCGACGGCGAAATCGACATCATGGAGAACGTCGGGTTCGAGCCGAACACCGTGCACGGCACCATCCACGGGCCCGGGTACTCCGGCTCCGGCGGCATCGGCGCGGCCTACAACGGACCGAACTTCTCCGACGACTTCCACACCTACGCCATCGACTGGGCGCCCAACCAGATCAAGTGGTACGTCGACGGGAACCTCTACCAGACGCGCACCCCGGCCGACCTGAACGGCAACCGCTGGGTCTACGACCACAATTTCTTCCTCATCCTGAACCTCGCCGTCGGCGGGTACTGGCCCGGCGATCCCAACAGCAGCACGCAGTTCCCGCAGCAGCTGGTCGTCGACTACGTGCACGTCACCGACACCTCGGGCGGCGGCAGCGGCCGGACCGGCACCATCACCGGCATCGGTGGAAAGTGCGTCGACGTCGCCGGCGCGAACAGCGCCAACGGGACGCCCATCCAGATCACCGACTGCAACGGAAACGCCGCCCAGAGCTGGACGATCGGCACCGACGGCACCATCCGCGCGCTCGGCAAGTGCATGGACGTCGCCGCCGCGGGCACCGCGGACGGGACACCCGTGCAGCTCTACGACTGCAACGGAACCGGCGCCCAGCAGTGGGTCGTCACCGGGGCGCGCGACATCGTGAACCCCAACGCGAACAAGTGCCTCGACGCGACGGGCAACAGCTCCGCGAACGGCACCCGCCTGCAGATCTGGACCTGCACCGGCGGCACCAACCAGAAGTGGACCACTCCCTGA
- a CDS encoding ROK family transcriptional regulator, whose translation MASKRTTVRDLRRHNRSLLLSKLYFDGPLSRHELSQLTGLSAATVSNVTAELGEERLITEAGQVESDGGRPRVLLRVDPAYGHVAGVDIGETGVKVELFDLAMNRLATVEHPLPKAPDAATAVEQVTSGLREVFATAGIDESAVLGVGIGVPGTVEQGARVLVHAPTVGWDAVPLVSLLRDAGVGLPLFVDNGAKTQGQAEMWFGAGRGARHAVIALIGSGVGAAVVTDGTTYRGSTSSAGEWGHTTIAYGGQECRCGARGCLEAYIGAGGVLARYRRARGKDVSGEDEQAQFTALLEAAARSKTAARVLDETAGYLGAGIANLINLFNPERIVIGGWAGLALGEQLLPRIRAVAGEHALRHPFSQTSIQLGSLGLDAVATGAATLPVADLLEQGATSRLAKPGAPDSDAA comes from the coding sequence ATGGCGAGCAAGCGCACCACCGTCCGTGATCTGCGGCGGCACAACCGTTCCCTGCTGCTGTCGAAACTGTACTTCGACGGCCCGCTGTCGCGGCACGAACTCAGCCAGCTCACCGGATTGAGCGCCGCGACGGTCAGCAACGTGACCGCGGAACTGGGCGAGGAACGCCTCATCACGGAGGCCGGCCAGGTGGAGTCCGACGGCGGCCGCCCGCGCGTGCTGCTGCGCGTCGACCCGGCGTACGGGCACGTGGCCGGCGTCGACATCGGCGAAACCGGCGTCAAGGTGGAGCTGTTCGACCTGGCGATGAACCGGCTCGCCACGGTGGAGCACCCGCTCCCGAAGGCCCCGGACGCGGCGACGGCGGTCGAGCAGGTGACGTCAGGGCTCCGCGAGGTGTTCGCGACGGCGGGCATCGACGAATCGGCGGTGCTGGGCGTGGGCATCGGCGTCCCGGGCACGGTCGAGCAAGGCGCACGGGTGCTGGTGCACGCCCCGACGGTGGGCTGGGACGCGGTCCCGCTGGTCTCGCTGCTGCGCGACGCGGGAGTCGGGCTGCCGCTGTTCGTGGACAACGGCGCGAAGACGCAGGGCCAGGCGGAGATGTGGTTCGGCGCGGGCCGCGGCGCCCGCCACGCGGTGATCGCCCTGATCGGCTCGGGCGTCGGCGCGGCGGTGGTGACGGACGGAACGACGTACCGCGGCTCGACGAGCAGCGCGGGCGAGTGGGGCCACACGACGATCGCGTACGGCGGCCAGGAGTGCCGCTGCGGCGCGCGGGGTTGCCTGGAGGCGTACATCGGCGCGGGCGGCGTGCTGGCCCGGTACCGGCGGGCGCGCGGCAAGGACGTCTCGGGCGAGGACGAGCAGGCCCAGTTCACGGCGTTGCTGGAGGCGGCAGCTCGGTCGAAGACGGCGGCTCGCGTCCTCGACGAGACGGCGGGGTACCTGGGCGCGGGGATCGCGAACTTGATCAACTTGTTCAACCCGGAGCGGATAGTGATCGGCGGCTGGGCCGGGCTGGCGCTGGGCGAGCAGCTGCTGCCGCGGATTCGCGCGGTGGCCGGGGAGCATGCGTTGCGGCACCCGTTCAGCCAGACGTCGATCCAGCTGGGGTCGCTGGGGCTGGACGCGGTGGCGACCGGGGCGGCGACGTTGCCGGTGGCGGATTTGCTGGAGCAGGGGGCGACGTCGCGGCTGGCGAAGCCGGGCGCACCGGATTCGGATGCGGCGTAG
- a CDS encoding ROK family transcriptional regulator: MTQVVRQTTRDLRRHNRAALLSSLYLRGPVSRLELVAESGLSAATVTNVVSELIADGVVAEAGSVESDGGRPRTLLAVRPDFGHVVGVDVGETHVEVGLFDCALGTLGTVRHPLVGTRLDPGEVAGLVRTGIAEVLEDGEPDMVFGVGIGVPGAVRDGGIVHAPTLGWRGVAFGDLIHPHIDAPLHLDNRARTLGQAETWRGAGRGAERAIVALLGVGVGAAVATAGRSHPGITTSEWGHTVVKAGGAPCRCGSHGCLEAYVGTEAVVRHYAARVGKQPVIGDESDIELAHIVAAAVEPGAAADVLAETGEYLGIGIANLINLLSPDRVVLAGSAGAIMGPAILPAVRDAVGRHALDYLAGRTEVVLGRLGPEAVALGAATLPIAQLLASGGRTG; this comes from the coding sequence GTGACCCAGGTGGTGCGTCAGACAACCCGAGACCTCCGACGGCACAACCGCGCGGCACTCCTCTCCTCCCTGTACCTCCGCGGCCCCGTCAGCAGGCTGGAACTAGTAGCTGAATCGGGACTTTCGGCCGCCACCGTTACCAACGTCGTCTCCGAGCTCATCGCCGACGGCGTCGTCGCCGAGGCCGGTTCGGTCGAATCGGACGGCGGGCGGCCGCGGACGCTGCTCGCCGTGCGGCCCGACTTCGGGCACGTCGTGGGCGTCGACGTCGGCGAAACCCACGTCGAGGTCGGCCTGTTCGACTGCGCGCTCGGCACCCTCGGCACGGTGCGCCACCCGCTCGTCGGCACCCGGCTCGACCCGGGCGAAGTCGCCGGGTTGGTGCGCACCGGCATTGCCGAAGTGCTGGAAGACGGCGAGCCGGACATGGTGTTCGGCGTCGGCATCGGGGTGCCCGGCGCGGTCCGCGACGGCGGGATCGTGCACGCGCCCACCCTCGGCTGGCGCGGCGTGGCCTTCGGCGACCTCATCCACCCGCACATCGACGCGCCTCTCCACCTGGACAACCGGGCCCGCACGCTCGGCCAGGCGGAGACCTGGCGCGGGGCCGGCCGGGGTGCCGAACGCGCCATCGTCGCCCTGCTCGGCGTCGGGGTCGGCGCCGCCGTCGCCACGGCCGGGCGGTCGCACCCCGGCATCACGACCAGCGAGTGGGGCCACACCGTCGTCAAGGCGGGCGGTGCGCCCTGCCGGTGCGGCTCGCACGGCTGCCTGGAGGCCTACGTCGGCACCGAGGCTGTCGTCCGGCACTACGCCGCCCGCGTCGGCAAACAGCCGGTCATCGGGGACGAAAGCGACATCGAACTCGCGCACATCGTGGCGGCGGCCGTCGAACCGGGCGCCGCCGCGGACGTGCTCGCCGAAACCGGCGAATACCTGGGGATCGGCATCGCGAACCTGATCAACCTGCTCAGCCCGGACCGGGTGGTGCTCGCCGGTTCGGCGGGCGCGATCATGGGCCCGGCGATCCTGCCCGCCGTCCGCGACGCCGTCGGCCGCCACGCGCTCGACTACCTCGCCGGGCGCACCGAGGTCGTCCTCGGCCGGCTCGGGCCGGAGGCCGTCGCGCTCGGCGCGGCGACGCTGCCGATCGCGCAGTTGCTGGCCAGCGGGGGCCGGACCGGCTGA
- a CDS encoding ABC transporter substrate-binding protein, with product MRVKRSIVAALVAVMALGGLTACGGSGSSNAAQGNPDAVLNVGKPDGPQSENNNPFLETSALSNMGYRWMIYEPLVMHNRVKPQEPGKPWLATKWDWTDNYKKLVLTIRDGVKFSDGQPMTAEDVAYTFQLLRDNKALNVDAVPYKDIAAAGNQVTLGFESSQFVNQLKILQTLVVPKHVWQGIKDPALDTVKNPIGTGPYTLKSATPQTMIVTRRDGYWQEAPKVKEIRYTSYTDNNAQVSALVSGASEWSFVFIPNYKAVYTSKDPQHYKLWFPAQLAVHGLWFNTEKAPWNDAKLRQAVSKVINRDDIFNQGEAGYFYPKNDQVTGIPTPAGDPFIAPQYKGQTVKVDVPGAKSLLTGAGYKFNGDKLADPSGKPVTLKLTVPSGWSDYITDLEIIKDNLAQIGITATVEKMNQDAWIKSVDTGDFEGLMHWTNDGATPYDMYRDVMDGSRYKPTGQGGINGNYGRFKNDEATKALETYANAEDDAARTAAMATLQKIMIDQQPMVPTSAANSGGEYSTKNWTGWPDEANPYAPAQPTLRNALDIVLHLKPSA from the coding sequence ATGCGAGTCAAGCGCTCCATCGTCGCAGCGCTAGTAGCCGTAATGGCCCTGGGCGGCCTGACCGCGTGCGGAGGCAGCGGCAGCTCGAACGCCGCTCAAGGCAACCCGGACGCCGTGCTCAACGTCGGCAAGCCCGACGGCCCGCAGTCGGAGAACAACAACCCGTTCCTCGAGACGTCGGCCCTGTCCAACATGGGCTACCGCTGGATGATCTACGAGCCCCTGGTCATGCACAACCGCGTCAAGCCGCAGGAGCCGGGCAAGCCGTGGCTGGCGACGAAATGGGACTGGACGGACAACTACAAGAAGCTCGTTCTCACCATCCGTGACGGCGTCAAGTTCTCCGACGGCCAGCCGATGACCGCCGAAGACGTCGCCTACACGTTCCAGCTGCTGCGCGACAACAAGGCGCTGAACGTCGACGCCGTGCCGTACAAGGACATCGCCGCCGCCGGCAACCAGGTGACGCTGGGCTTCGAGAGCTCCCAGTTCGTCAACCAGCTCAAGATCCTGCAGACCCTCGTCGTGCCCAAGCACGTCTGGCAGGGCATCAAGGACCCGGCGCTCGACACCGTGAAGAACCCGATCGGCACCGGCCCGTACACGCTGAAGTCGGCCACGCCGCAGACGATGATCGTCACCCGCCGGGACGGCTACTGGCAGGAAGCGCCGAAGGTCAAGGAGATCCGCTACACCTCCTACACCGACAACAACGCGCAGGTGAGCGCGCTGGTCAGCGGCGCGTCGGAGTGGAGCTTCGTCTTCATCCCGAACTACAAGGCGGTCTACACCAGCAAGGACCCGCAGCACTACAAGCTGTGGTTCCCCGCGCAGCTGGCCGTCCACGGCCTGTGGTTCAACACCGAGAAGGCGCCCTGGAACGACGCGAAGCTGCGTCAGGCGGTCAGCAAGGTGATCAACCGCGACGACATCTTCAACCAGGGCGAGGCCGGCTACTTCTACCCGAAGAACGACCAGGTCACCGGCATCCCCACGCCGGCGGGCGACCCGTTCATCGCACCGCAGTACAAGGGGCAGACGGTCAAGGTCGACGTCCCGGGCGCCAAGTCGCTGCTGACCGGCGCGGGCTACAAGTTCAACGGCGACAAGCTGGCCGACCCGAGCGGCAAGCCGGTCACCCTCAAGCTCACCGTCCCGTCGGGCTGGTCGGACTACATCACCGACCTGGAGATCATCAAGGACAACCTGGCACAGATCGGCATCACCGCCACGGTCGAGAAGATGAACCAGGACGCGTGGATCAAGTCGGTCGACACCGGTGACTTCGAAGGCCTGATGCACTGGACCAACGACGGTGCGACGCCGTACGACATGTACCGCGACGTGATGGACGGCAGCCGCTACAAGCCGACCGGCCAGGGTGGCATCAACGGCAACTACGGCCGCTTCAAGAACGACGAGGCGACCAAGGCGCTCGAGACCTACGCGAACGCCGAGGACGACGCCGCCCGCACCGCCGCGATGGCGACGCTGCAGAAGATCATGATCGACCAGCAGCCGATGGTCCCGACCTCGGCGGCCAACTCCGGTGGCGAGTACAGCACGAAGAACTGGACGGGCTGGCCGGACGAGGCCAACCCGTACGCGCCGGCCCAGCCGACGCTGCGCAACGCGCTCGACATCGTCCTGCACCTGAAGCCGTCGGCCTGA
- a CDS encoding ABC transporter ATP-binding protein codes for MTTEQSPSDPVAVGSEGDLPVVLEAAGLTKHFPLRRRGRAALTGPKRSIQAVDDVTLTLRRGRVTALVGESGSGKSTVARLLAGLYPRTAGDIRLHGEAVDVKHGKAFRAYARRVQMIFQDPFASLNPVHTVRYHLTRALKIHGRAGDDLEKSLHELLSRVQLTPPERYIDKFPHELSGGQRQRVAIARALGADPEALLADEPVSMLDVSIRLGVLNLLRDLKERLHLAILYITHDIASARYFADETMVMYAGRMVEGGDSETITQRPAHPYTRLLIDSAPDPDRIAGGAKPGETPAERGAGEPPSLIDPPSGCRFHPRCPVVMERCKTDLPPRFDVDDAPGHWAACWLYDGAAR; via the coding sequence GTGACGACCGAGCAGTCCCCCTCCGACCCCGTCGCCGTCGGGTCGGAGGGGGACCTCCCCGTTGTCCTCGAGGCGGCGGGGCTCACCAAGCACTTCCCCCTCCGGCGACGCGGCCGGGCCGCGCTGACCGGCCCGAAGCGCAGCATCCAGGCCGTCGACGACGTGACCCTGACGCTGCGGCGGGGCCGGGTCACCGCGCTGGTCGGCGAGTCCGGTTCGGGCAAGTCGACGGTCGCGCGCCTGCTCGCGGGGCTCTACCCGCGCACGGCCGGTGACATCCGGCTGCACGGCGAAGCGGTGGACGTCAAGCACGGCAAGGCGTTCCGCGCCTACGCCCGCCGGGTGCAGATGATCTTCCAGGACCCGTTCGCGTCGCTGAACCCGGTGCACACCGTGCGCTACCACCTGACGCGGGCGCTGAAGATCCACGGCCGAGCGGGCGACGACCTCGAGAAGTCGTTGCACGAACTGCTTTCCCGGGTGCAGCTGACGCCGCCGGAGCGGTACATCGACAAGTTCCCGCACGAGCTGTCCGGCGGCCAGCGCCAGCGCGTCGCGATCGCGCGGGCGCTCGGCGCCGACCCGGAAGCCCTGCTGGCCGACGAGCCGGTGTCCATGTTGGACGTCTCCATCCGGCTCGGCGTGCTGAACCTGTTGCGGGACCTCAAGGAACGCCTGCACCTGGCGATCCTGTACATCACGCACGACATCGCGTCGGCGCGCTACTTCGCCGACGAGACGATGGTGATGTACGCGGGCCGGATGGTCGAGGGCGGCGACAGCGAGACCATCACGCAACGGCCGGCGCACCCCTACACGCGGTTGCTCATCGACTCCGCGCCCGACCCCGACCGGATCGCCGGCGGGGCCAAGCCCGGGGAGACGCCCGCCGAGCGCGGGGCCGGCGAACCGCCGAGCCTGATCGACCCGCCGTCCGGCTGCCGGTTCCACCCGCGCTGCCCGGTGGTGATGGAGCGGTGCAAGACCGACCTGCCGCCGCGCTTCGACGTCGACGACGCACCCGGGCACTGGGCCGCGTGCTGGCTGTACGACGGGGCCGCCCGATGA
- a CDS encoding ABC transporter permease has protein sequence MRYLLQRLLFYVFTAWAAVTINFFIPRLIPGDPVQSLIAKNQGMLSADAIQSLYVLFGLDKNESLVSQYFDYWGQLFRGDLGISFTFFPTPVSELLGDSLPWTIILVGITTIVGFAIGTGLGVVAGWKRGSWVDGLLPVTTFLSSIPYFWLGLIALTLLAGPGSFFPSSGGYDPGTIPGWDGTFIGSAIQHSLLPALTILISSMGSWILGMRNMMVTVASEDYVTVAHAKGLPERRVMVGYAARNALLPSVSGFALALGFIVGGTLLVEIVFSYPGVGFQLFQAVGSQDYPLMQGIFLIITLSVLVANLFADVAYLALDPRTRKEG, from the coding sequence ATGAGGTACCTGCTGCAACGGCTGCTCTTCTACGTCTTCACCGCGTGGGCCGCCGTCACCATCAACTTCTTCATCCCGCGGCTGATCCCGGGCGACCCGGTGCAGTCGCTGATCGCGAAGAACCAGGGCATGCTCAGCGCGGACGCGATCCAGTCGCTGTACGTCCTGTTCGGACTCGACAAGAACGAAAGCCTGGTCTCCCAGTACTTCGACTACTGGGGCCAGCTTTTCCGCGGCGATCTCGGGATCTCGTTCACGTTCTTCCCGACCCCGGTGTCCGAGCTGCTCGGCGACAGCCTGCCGTGGACGATCATCCTGGTCGGCATCACCACGATCGTCGGCTTCGCCATCGGCACCGGCCTCGGCGTGGTCGCCGGCTGGAAGCGCGGCTCGTGGGTCGACGGCCTGCTGCCGGTGACGACGTTCCTCTCGTCGATCCCGTACTTCTGGCTCGGCCTGATCGCGCTGACGCTGCTGGCCGGCCCGGGGAGCTTCTTCCCGTCGTCGGGCGGCTACGACCCGGGCACGATCCCGGGCTGGGACGGCACGTTCATCGGCAGCGCCATCCAGCACAGCCTGCTGCCCGCGCTCACCATCCTGATCAGCTCGATGGGCAGCTGGATCCTGGGCATGCGCAACATGATGGTCACCGTCGCTTCGGAGGACTACGTGACGGTCGCGCACGCCAAGGGCCTGCCCGAGCGCCGAGTCATGGTCGGGTACGCGGCGCGCAACGCGCTGCTGCCGAGCGTGTCCGGCTTCGCGCTGGCGCTGGGCTTCATCGTCGGCGGGACGCTGCTGGTGGAGATCGTCTTCTCCTACCCCGGCGTCGGGTTCCAGCTGTTCCAGGCGGTCGGCTCGCAGGACTACCCGCTGATGCAGGGCATCTTCCTGATCATCACGCTGTCCGTGCTCGTGGCGAACCTGTTCGCCGACGTCGCCTACCTCGCGCTCGACCCGCGCACCCGGAAGGAGGGCTGA
- a CDS encoding ABC transporter permease, with amino-acid sequence MAVPAADVKAAQALPIDAVARRRRFRFLAGGKTGTGLAVIVFFLVIAVIGEWIAPYDPSARSSDLLEGPSGRHWFGTTHLGQDIFSQVVVGTRSVMLVGLAAGVVATILAVVVGVASGYLGGNTGEGLSALSNVFLVIPALPLIIIVGSAVPTGGDILVAVIIGFTSWAWGARVLRAQTLSLRGREYVEAARATGESTWRIIFFEILPNLTAVIASSFVGTVIFAVMSEITLAFVGVSGLSNWNWGTILFWAQSQQALAQGAWWWFVPAGLAIAILGTALSLLNFGIDEFVSPRLRGSGKARVRGADGKTHRMRVGFTPVLGREETP; translated from the coding sequence ATGGCCGTACCCGCGGCGGACGTCAAAGCCGCCCAAGCCCTCCCGATCGACGCGGTGGCGCGGCGGCGCCGGTTCCGGTTCCTGGCCGGCGGCAAGACCGGCACCGGCCTGGCCGTGATCGTCTTCTTCCTGGTGATCGCGGTCATCGGCGAGTGGATCGCGCCGTACGACCCGTCGGCGCGCAGCAGCGATCTGCTCGAAGGGCCGTCCGGACGGCACTGGTTCGGCACCACCCACCTCGGCCAGGACATCTTCAGCCAGGTCGTGGTCGGCACGCGCAGCGTCATGCTGGTCGGGCTGGCCGCCGGCGTGGTGGCGACGATCCTCGCCGTCGTCGTCGGCGTGGCCTCCGGCTACCTCGGCGGCAACACCGGTGAAGGCCTCTCCGCACTGTCCAATGTGTTCCTGGTGATCCCGGCGCTGCCGCTGATCATCATCGTCGGCAGCGCGGTGCCCACCGGCGGCGACATCCTGGTGGCGGTGATCATCGGGTTCACGTCGTGGGCGTGGGGCGCGCGCGTGCTCCGGGCGCAGACGTTGTCCTTGCGCGGCCGGGAATATGTCGAAGCCGCGCGGGCGACCGGCGAGTCGACGTGGCGGATCATCTTCTTCGAGATCCTGCCGAACCTGACCGCGGTGATCGCGTCCAGCTTCGTCGGCACGGTGATCTTCGCGGTGATGTCCGAGATCACGCTGGCGTTCGTCGGCGTCTCGGGACTGTCCAACTGGAACTGGGGCACGATCCTGTTTTGGGCGCAGAGCCAGCAGGCCCTCGCGCAGGGCGCGTGGTGGTGGTTCGTGCCGGCCGGGCTGGCGATCGCGATCCTCGGCACCGCGCTGTCCCTGCTCAACTTCGGCATCGACGAGTTCGTCAGCCCGCGGCTGCGCGGCAGCGGCAAGGCGCGCGTGCGCGGCGCCGACGGGAAGACGCACCGCATGCGAGTGGGCTTCACGCCCGTGCTCGGGCGAGAGGAAACGCCATGA
- a CDS encoding ABC transporter ATP-binding protein, whose translation MMDPVLEIKGLDVDYGVGDEAVRAVRDVHLTLHRGEVLGLAGESGSGKSTLAYGLTRLLAPPGVIRGGEVIYHPADGEPYDVLKLTDKQLRGFRWAETSIVFQGAMNSLNPVHKVVTQLVDVIKAHEPRTTKAGRVARARDLLKLVGISADRLEAYPHQLSGGMRQRVMIAMALALEPRVVIMDEPTTALDVVMQRQILGQLVELRERLGFSVLFITHDLSLLVEFSDRIAIMYGGRIVEQAPAADLYRDALHPYSHGLLNSFPALRGPRRELAGIPGSPPDTRGMPAGCAFHPRCPKAFEPCPDRVPLLGTPGDPAREVACWLHPVATP comes from the coding sequence ATGATGGACCCGGTACTGGAGATCAAGGGTCTCGACGTCGACTACGGCGTCGGCGACGAGGCCGTGCGCGCGGTCCGGGACGTGCACCTGACGCTCCACCGCGGCGAAGTCCTCGGTCTGGCCGGGGAAAGCGGCAGCGGGAAGTCCACTTTGGCCTACGGGCTGACGCGGCTGCTCGCGCCGCCGGGTGTCATCCGGGGCGGCGAGGTGATCTACCACCCCGCCGACGGCGAGCCGTACGACGTGCTGAAGCTGACGGACAAGCAGCTCCGGGGCTTCCGCTGGGCGGAGACGTCCATCGTGTTCCAGGGCGCGATGAACTCGCTGAACCCGGTGCACAAGGTAGTCACGCAGCTCGTCGACGTCATCAAGGCGCACGAACCGCGGACCACGAAAGCGGGCCGGGTGGCGCGGGCCCGCGACCTGCTCAAGCTGGTCGGCATTTCGGCTGACCGCCTGGAGGCGTACCCCCACCAGCTCTCCGGCGGCATGCGGCAGCGCGTGATGATCGCGATGGCGCTCGCGCTCGAGCCGCGGGTCGTCATCATGGACGAGCCGACGACGGCGCTCGACGTCGTGATGCAGCGGCAGATCCTCGGCCAGCTCGTGGAACTGCGGGAACGGCTGGGTTTCTCGGTCCTGTTCATCACGCACGACCTCTCACTGCTGGTGGAGTTCTCGGACCGGATCGCGATCATGTACGGCGGCCGGATCGTCGAGCAGGCGCCGGCCGCGGACCTCTACCGGGACGCGCTGCACCCGTACAGCCACGGCCTGCTGAACTCGTTCCCCGCGCTGCGCGGGCCGCGGCGCGAGCTGGCCGGGATCCCCGGTTCGCCACCGGACACGCGGGGGATGCCGGCCGGCTGCGCGTTCCACCCGCGCTGCCCCAAGGCTTTCGAGCCCTGCCCCGACCGCGTCCCGCTGCTGGGCACCCCGGGTGACCCGGCGCGTGAAGTCGCGTGCTGGCTGCACCCGGTGGCCACCCCCTGA